The nucleotide sequence GTTTTCAAGGTCGAACCGACCTGGGAGAGGAAAGCCTGATCGGTCGCTCCCGGGCCGTTGATGACCAGGGTGAGGTTCGAGTTGTAGCCCTTGCCGAAGCCCTGGGCGATGAGGTCGTATCCCTTGCGGGTCGTGGTGGCCTTCGGATCAGAACCCTGATCGGAGCTTCCCAACTGCATCGAGAAGAACGGGATTGCGAGCAGGACCAGGACCCCGGCGGCGACGATGCCGGCAGGGATGCGGAATCGCTGGATGTAGCGCGCCCATCGATACCAGAAACCGTGGTGCTCTGACATGTCGAACTCGCCGGCGCGCACCGCACGGCGTTGTTTACGTGGCAGCACCTTCAAACCGAGGGCGGCCAGCAGGGCCGGAAGTAAGGTCAGCGAGGCCAGCATGGTCAGGGCGACGCCGATGGCAGTGCCCAGCGAGACCCCGTATAGGAACGACACCTGCAGGGCCCAGAGCCCGAGCAGGGCGATGCAGACCGTCGTACCGGCGAACAGCACCGCTCGACCGGAGGTGTTGATGGCGTTGACGATCGATTCTTCGACGGGCATACCGCGCAGCAGGTTTCGTCGATGTCGCGTGACGATGAACAGGGCGTAGTCGACCCCGACACCCAGAATCATCAACAGCGCGAGGCTGTTGGCGAAAGTGGCGACCGACATCGCGTGCGACAGCAGCCCGATCAGGGCCAGCCCGCTGCCCATCGCGGCGATCGCGCTGGCCAGCGGCAGGACGGTGGCGCCGACCGTGCGAAAGACCAGCGCCAGGATTACGAGGGCGGCGAGGAAGCCGATCATCTCTGGGTTCACCGTGGGCCCGCTGTTGTCGTCGATCTTGAGGCCGTTGAACGCCGCACCGGTGAACTCGACCTGCAGAGAGCTCGATCGGAGAGATTTCAGTTGAACGATCGTGTCGGTCATGTCGCTGATGCTGGGCTGCGACGCGGCCCAGTTGAGGTCGACGATGCCGATCGATTTGTCCTGGCTGACCAGGCTCGCGGCACGGCCGGCCGCTGCCGGGTCGGCGCTGAGGGCGCCCTTGCCGTTGGTGCAGGTGATGAGACCGTAGGGGGAGGAGACCGACGCCAGCCCCTTACCGTTGCCGCACAGGGCGGTCAGAGCGGGCAGGACCTGCTGCTGGTGATCGGTGACGGCGCTGCCGCCCAAGGCGTGCAGGACCATCGTGCCGCTGGCGCCGTTCTGGGCGTCCAAGCCCGCGGAGGTCAGGAGCCTGGCAACTGTCTCGGTCTCGGTGTGCGGAAGTTTGAAGTCGTCCTTGTAGGTGGCGCCGCCGAGGCCGGCTAGTAACGCCTGCATGGCCACGATGAACAACACCCATGCCCCGACCACCCACCATCGACGGCGGACGGCGAACCTCGCGATTGTCTGCATCTCTTGTCGCTCCCTGTTGTGCAACACCGGACGTACAACTCCGGTGCGAATACTGGCCAAGGGGTACGACAACCCCCGCCTCGTTCTCAGCCCGCCTACAGGACAGCAGACACCCGGGACGTTCCGAGCAGATTTCAGCGAGCTGGAGCGAAGGTTTCGAGTACGTGGACGGCTCGGTTCATGGCTGAGTCCGCCTCCGCTGACGGGTCACCGATCTCGGGCACGAAGTTGAGATCGATGAAGACCTCGTCGACCCCCTGCGCGCCGAGCAGTTCGAGATCGTCCATGATCTGCCGCGCCGTTCCGGTGAGCTGGGGTCGGCCCTCGTTGTCGTCGGAGCGCGTCTCGCTCAGGCGCAGGACGCCGCGCACGATCACCCGGATCGCGTCGGGATCGCGGCCGGCCTGGGATGCGGCGTCCCGGATGATGCGGAGATCTTCCGGGATCCGGCGCAGATCGTGCCTGCTGCGGGTGATCCATCCGTCGGCCACCCGGCCGACCCGACGCAGCGCCGCTTCGGCATCTCCACCCAGCAGGATCGGCGGATGCGGCCGTTGCACCGGCTTCGGATCGATGTATGAGCGCGGTATCCGGTAGAACTCCCCCTCGAATTCGACCACGTCGGTCGTCCAGACCGCTTTGAGGCACTCGAGGAACTCGTCCAGGCGCGCGCCACGCCGTTGCATCGGGACGCCGCTGGCCACGAACTCGTCGGCCACCCACCCCAGGCCCAGGCCCGCGTCCAGCCGTCCCTCGGACAGCTCATCGATGGTGGCGAGTTGTTTGGCCAGCATGACCGGTGAGTAGAAAGGTGCGTTGACGATGGCGACGCCCAGCCGCGCGCGGCTTGTCAGGGCCGCGACAAAGGCCAGGGTCGTCAGCGGATCGGCAACCGAGCGATACATCGGCCCCATCGGGTCGCGCTCGGGATAGAGAAGTCGCTGGAAGGTCCACAGCGATGCGTAGCCGGCCTCCTCGGCAAGTCGAGCGATCTCGGCGAGGTTGTCACGGCGCGCCCAGGAACCGGAGACGGGAAGCCCGAAGCCGAGCTTCGGGCAGGAAGTGGCGGCAGACGCCGTCATCGGCCATCCAGCCACTGGCCGTCGAAGTACATCAAAGGGTCCGAAAGCAGTTCGATCTGGATGCCGTCGGGGTCCCGGAAGTACAGCGATTCCTCGATTCCCTTGTCGGGGCCGCCGTAACTGATGCCGGATTCGTCCAGCTTGGCCCGCAGACGGGCGTGCTCCTCGGGTGCGATGGAGATGGCGATGTGCTGCACGGTGCCCAGCGCCTCCACCCCAGGGGCCAGCCCGAGCCCTGGAAAGTCGAAGAAGCCGAGCAGGGTCGAGTTGCCGAGATCGAAGAAGAAGTGGGACGAACCCGGATAGTCACGGTTCTCCACGAGCTCGACCAGCGGAAAGCCCAACAATCCCTGGTAGAACTCGATCGTCGCGGCGACGTCGCGGCAGATGAGCGCCGCGTGGTGGATACCGCGAGCGCTGCTGCTCGGCCGCTGCGACACGGGCAGGAGATAGCGATCGCGCAGCTCGTCACGCTTTCGTGACAGTTCCTGCTGTTCCGCCTGCGTCGGCTTGTGTGTCGCCACGGCGCTTCCTCCACTCGGTCCGAACACCCTTTCGGTGCAGGCTACTCACCGGACCGGGCACGGGAACACTCCACCGAAGCTTGCCGGCAACGATGTCCAGTCCATCGGGGTGATCCGACGGACGGGCTCGGCGAAAAGTCCGCGCGGGCTGTGCCGAGGAATGAACTCCGAGTGAATTCCGCCAAAGCCGTGGCACGTGTCAGAGGGAGGTGGCAACCTGCGCTGCAGAGCGCAAACCAGCGCTGAGATCAGAGATCGAACAGTGGAGGTTGAGATGGTTACTCGAGACACGGCGTGGCCGGCGGGAACCCCATGCTGGGTGGACGTCGCCGCCAACGACATCGGGACCGCCAAGCTTTTCTACGAGGAAATCTTCGGTTGGGACATCCCGCCCGGGCGTGAGGAGTTCGGCGGTTACACCAATGCCTCGATCGAGGGACGGCTGGTCGCCGGCCTGACACCCAAGATGGACCCGGCACAGCCCACCACGTGGACCATGTACTTCGCCGTCACCGATGCCGACGCCGCCGCCGCTTCGATCACGGCCAACGGT is from Jatrophihabitans telluris and encodes:
- a CDS encoding MMPL family transporter translates to MQTIARFAVRRRWWVVGAWVLFIVAMQALLAGLGGATYKDDFKLPHTETETVARLLTSAGLDAQNGASGTMVLHALGGSAVTDHQQQVLPALTALCGNGKGLASVSSPYGLITCTNGKGALSADPAAAGRAASLVSQDKSIGIVDLNWAASQPSISDMTDTIVQLKSLRSSSLQVEFTGAAFNGLKIDDNSGPTVNPEMIGFLAALVILALVFRTVGATVLPLASAIAAMGSGLALIGLLSHAMSVATFANSLALLMILGVGVDYALFIVTRHRRNLLRGMPVEESIVNAINTSGRAVLFAGTTVCIALLGLWALQVSFLYGVSLGTAIGVALTMLASLTLLPALLAALGLKVLPRKQRRAVRAGEFDMSEHHGFWYRWARYIQRFRIPAGIVAAGVLVLLAIPFFSMQLGSSDQGSDPKATTTRKGYDLIAQGFGKGYNSNLTLVINGPGATDQAFLSQVGSTLKTVPNVAPASVQPVPTGKNIALIAFKTTTSPQDVKTTQVVKTLRSTVLPPLYRGTANHVYVYGQTAIFVDFTKVLSAKMPLFFIAVIGLSFLLLLVAFRSLVVPLTAAVMNLLAAGASFGIVVAVFQWGWLAEPLGIGGGGPIFPFIPVMFFAILFGLSMDYQVFLVSRMHEEWLHSQDNKRAITVGQGETGGIITAAAIIMIAVFGGFIIDDNRIVKLLGIGLASAVFLDAFVVRTVLVPSIMHVIGKANWFYPSWLDKVTPRVSIEAADDATVASDEPGSEPNREYAPV
- a CDS encoding TIGR03619 family F420-dependent LLM class oxidoreductase, translated to MTASAATSCPKLGFGLPVSGSWARRDNLAEIARLAEEAGYASLWTFQRLLYPERDPMGPMYRSVADPLTTLAFVAALTSRARLGVAIVNAPFYSPVMLAKQLATIDELSEGRLDAGLGLGWVADEFVASGVPMQRRGARLDEFLECLKAVWTTDVVEFEGEFYRIPRSYIDPKPVQRPHPPILLGGDAEAALRRVGRVADGWITRSRHDLRRIPEDLRIIRDAASQAGRDPDAIRVIVRGVLRLSETRSDDNEGRPQLTGTARQIMDDLELLGAQGVDEVFIDLNFVPEIGDPSAEADSAMNRAVHVLETFAPAR
- a CDS encoding VOC family protein; its protein translation is MATHKPTQAEQQELSRKRDELRDRYLLPVSQRPSSSARGIHHAALICRDVAATIEFYQGLLGFPLVELVENRDYPGSSHFFFDLGNSTLLGFFDFPGLGLAPGVEALGTVQHIAISIAPEEHARLRAKLDESGISYGGPDKGIEESLYFRDPDGIQIELLSDPLMYFDGQWLDGR